GAGCGCGGACTCGACTTCCCCGCGCTGGTGGAGCGCATCCTCGTTCTCGCTTCCCGAGACGAGGTGGACGTGGCCGAGGCTCCCCTCCAGGTCCCCGCGCCCGCCGTGGTCCAGCGCGTGGCCGGCTGAGGCGCGAAGGCGTGAAAGGCGTTGAGAGGTCGCGGGGTTGCGTGCCCCGCCAGGCTCCACTGCACGTCCCGGTCCGGGTATCTATTTGACAGTCACTTGACGCGTCCCTATTGTCCGGCGCTCGTTACTGCCCGGAATAGACAAAACCTTGTTATTCCGGGCACATACGAGGCGGGGGGGCTCCGCTGAACCGGATGCGGCGGTCGGCGAGGGTCGGTCTTTCATCTCCGCCGAGCAGGGTAAAGACCGCGGCGACTTCATCCGCGGTAGGGGCCAGGTCAGATGACCACCGTCGAAATCCTTTTCTTGGGCGTGTATTTCAGCGTCCTCTGTGTGCTGGCGGTCTACGGATCGCACCGCTACCGGATGGCGTTCCTGTACTACCGCCACAAGTTCAAGCTGCCCACGCCCAAGGGCGTGCTGCCGGCGCTGCCGCGGGTCACCATCCAGCTGCCCATCTTCAACGAGATGTACGTGGTCGAGCGCCTGGTGGAGTCGGTGTGCCGCATCGACTACCCGCGCGAGCTGCTGGAGATCCAGGTCCTGGATGACTCCACGGACGAGACGTGCGGAATCGCCCGCGCGTGCGTGGAGCGCCACCGGCAGCAGGGCCACGACATCGTCTACATCCACCGCCAGAACCGCCAGGGCTTCAAGGCGGGCGCGCTGGAGAACGGCCTGCTGACGGCCAAGGGCGAGTTCGTCGCGGTGTTCGACGCGGACTTCGTGCCCAGCCCCGACTTCCTGCTGCGCACGGTGCCCTTCTTCGCCGACTCCAAGGTGGGCATGGTGCAGGTGCGCTGGGGCCACCTCAACCGCGAGTTCTCCATCCTCACCCAGGCCCAGAGCATCTTCCTCGACGGCCACTTCATCATCGAGCACACCGCGCGCAACCGCTCGGGCTGCTTCTTCAACTTCAACGGCACGGCCGGCATCTGGCGGCGCGTCACCATCTCCGACGCGGGCGGCTGGCAGCACGACACGCTCACCGAGGACCTGGACCTGAGCTACCGCGCCCAGGTGAAGGGCTGGCAGTTCATCTTCCTGCCCGAGGTCATCTCCCCGGCCGAGGTGCCCGTGGAGATGAACGCCTTCAAGAGCCAGCAGCACCGCTGGGCCAAGGGCTCCATCCAGACGGCGCGCAAGCTGCTGCCGATGATTCTCAAGAGCGACCTGCCCTTCGCCGTCAAGCGCGAGGCCTTCTTCCACCTCACCAACAACATGGCCTACCTGTTGATGGTGGTGCTCAGCGCCCTCATGCCGCTGTCCATGGTGGTGCGCTTCCAGCACGGCCTCTACGGCACGCTCTTCCTGGACCTGCCCTTCTTCCTGAGCGCCACCGCCAGCGTCTGCGCCTTCTACGTGGCCGCCCAGCGCGAGCGCGGTGCCAAGGGCTGGGAGCGCTTCAAGTACCTGCCCTTCCTGATGAGCCTGGGCATCGGTCTGGCCATCAACAACGCCCGCGCGGTGCTCGAGGCCCTGCTGGGCCAGCAGTCCGGCTTCACCCGCACCCCGAAGACCGGCGCCGAGGGCAAGAAGGTCGCCGCCGTGAAGAAGAGCTACCGCGGTGACAAGACGCTCATGCCCATCATCGAGCTGTCCTTCGCGCTCTACTTCGCCGGCGCCCTGTGGTTCGCCATCGAGAAGCGCATCTACACCTCGGTGCCCTTCATCATGCTGTTCCTGGGGGGCTTCCTGTACGTGGGCATGTCCAGCCTCCTGCAGGGCCGTCTGAAGTTCAGCGAGTCCGCTCCCGCCCCCGTGAAGGTGGCCGAGGAGCAGACCCGCCGCGCCGCCTAGGCGCTCAGCCCGCGTCGGACGCGCCCGCGTCCGGCGCTCCCCTCACCAGCCGTTGTTCCTTCCACTGGGGATTGGGGCCCGTGGGCGCCGGGCGGCAGTTCTCGTCGATCGACGTCGCCGCCACCGAGCGCAGGGTCAGGCCTTTGTCGTCGCAGGCCGTCGCCTCGGTGGGGAAGCGCACCGGGCACGCTGTGCCCGAGGGGGTGAACGTCGTCGACCGGGTCTCCCCCACGAAGCCGTCCGGCGTGCGTTGCAGCACGATGTTCACCGTCGTCCCCGCGTCCCCCGGCCCCTCCAGGCCCTCGCGTGCGCGCGCCACCCCCAGCGTCAGCGTGCCGCCGTCGTCCTCGCCGAAGTAGAGGAACGCGGGGTTCTCCGCGTGGTGGTACTCGCCCGTCTGGTTCTTCTCGCACCCTGGGGGCACATGTATGGGCGCGGGGGTGTTGGGGAGGGAGGGGGTCCGGGCCGGACAGGCCGTGAGGGTGGCGGCGAGGCCACCGGCTGCGATCCAGGCAATCTTTCGTGACATGGGAGGCGATCTTCCCCCAATGGGCTCCCCGGGTGGACTCCTGTTTGACCCATCCCCCGCGACTCTTTAACCTTTGGACCCTCATGGTCCTGCGTCGCGCCTTCCTGATCGCGTTGGTCCTCAGCTTCGCCGCCCCTCCTGCCTTCGCGCAGGACTTGAGCGATGATCTCGCTCCATTGGCGCCCCTCCAGCCCTCGAAGGGCAAGGGCAAGGCCAAGAAGACCCGGCCGCCCAAGGCCACGAAGGCCCCGAAGAAGGGCGCGAAGTCGCAGCCGGTCGCGGAACCGGCGCCGGCTCCCGTCCAGGACTCGGAGATCCTCGCGCCCCTCATCCGCAAGACCGAGCTGGCCGTGAAGATGACCGGCGTCGTCCGGGGCGCGCGCCTGTTCATCGACGACAAGGAGATTGGCTCCATTCCCAAGGGTCCCATCGAGGTGACCCCCGGCGAGCACACCGTCGCCGTGCGCCGCGGCGGCTACCGCGACTTCTCCCGCCGTGTCACCGCCAAGGAGGGCGAGCTCACCGAGGTGAGCGTGATGCTCGAGGCCGTGACGGGCTTCGTCTCCGTGAAGGCGGACGTCGAGGGCGCCCGCGTCCTCATCGACGGCGAGGACAAGGGCGCGGCGCCGCTCGAGGGCGTCATGCTCTCGGCGGGCTCGCATGAGATCGTCGTCCAGCGCGACGGCTACCGCCCCGAGACGCAGCGCATCGCCGTGCGCGCCGGCAAGGAGTACAACGTCGACGTCAACCTGCGTCCGCTCGTCGCCGCCGACGAGCCGCGCAACCCGGTCCTCACGCCGGGCCCCACCGAGACCTCGCCGCTCACCCAGGAGGTGCCGGAGGTCTCCACCGACACGCCGCTCACCAAGCGCTGGTACTTCTGGGCCGGCGTGGGCGCCGTGGTCATCGGCGCCACCGTGGGCACCCTGGTCGCCACTCAGCCCAAGCCGCTGGATCCGAACACGGTCTGCCTCCCCGCGGCCTCTTGCGACGCCGTCATCAACGGTCCCTCCGGTGCCAGTGCCGGCGGAGGCCTGGTGCGGTTCTGAGCCGCCGGGGTCACTGGCCCCGCAGGTCGTCTTCCTGGCGCGCGCCTCCGGGTTCGAGCACCAGGAAGACATCCGTCACCCGGCCCACGCCCGAGTAGTCCAGCACCGTCGCGCGCACCTGGAAGGGCCCGCTCTCCGGCAGCTGGGTGGTGAGGTCCACCTGGCCCGGCTCGAAGTGGAAGGAGCGGGGGCCCACGCTGTCCACCACCTCGCGGCCCATGTGCACGTTCTCGGTGAAGCCCACCGCGCTCCGGTTGAGCACCTTGCCCGAGGCATCCACCACCTCGAGGAGGATGAAGTTGTCCACCTCGAAGCCCTTGGTGCCCTCCGCGTCGCCGTAGAGCCGGGCCCGCGCCCCGGACAGTTGCAGCACGGGGGTCTCCCCGGTGGCCACGACCCGAGGCGTCCGCTCGAAGTCGCGCGTGTCGATCTCCACGTCCTCGCGCTTCACAGTGAGCGCGGAAGTTTCCCGCTCCTCCGTCTCCTTCAGCAGCGGGTAGGGCCGGGACGGCCCCGAGGGTGGGGGCGCGAGCTGCTTCACGCAGGACAGCGAGGCGGCGGCCACGGTGGCAAGGGCGAGCGTTCGAAGGGTCATCGCCAGTAACATACCCCCATGCTCGCTTCCCTGCGCCGCTGGCCGCTGCTCGCCCTGCTGCTCGTTC
This is a stretch of genomic DNA from Archangium violaceum. It encodes these proteins:
- a CDS encoding PEGA domain-containing protein, which gives rise to MVLRRAFLIALVLSFAAPPAFAQDLSDDLAPLAPLQPSKGKGKAKKTRPPKATKAPKKGAKSQPVAEPAPAPVQDSEILAPLIRKTELAVKMTGVVRGARLFIDDKEIGSIPKGPIEVTPGEHTVAVRRGGYRDFSRRVTAKEGELTEVSVMLEAVTGFVSVKADVEGARVLIDGEDKGAAPLEGVMLSAGSHEIVVQRDGYRPETQRIAVRAGKEYNVDVNLRPLVAADEPRNPVLTPGPTETSPLTQEVPEVSTDTPLTKRWYFWAGVGAVVIGATVGTLVATQPKPLDPNTVCLPAASCDAVINGPSGASAGGGLVRF
- a CDS encoding cellulose synthase family protein, yielding MTTVEILFLGVYFSVLCVLAVYGSHRYRMAFLYYRHKFKLPTPKGVLPALPRVTIQLPIFNEMYVVERLVESVCRIDYPRELLEIQVLDDSTDETCGIARACVERHRQQGHDIVYIHRQNRQGFKAGALENGLLTAKGEFVAVFDADFVPSPDFLLRTVPFFADSKVGMVQVRWGHLNREFSILTQAQSIFLDGHFIIEHTARNRSGCFFNFNGTAGIWRRVTISDAGGWQHDTLTEDLDLSYRAQVKGWQFIFLPEVISPAEVPVEMNAFKSQQHRWAKGSIQTARKLLPMILKSDLPFAVKREAFFHLTNNMAYLLMVVLSALMPLSMVVRFQHGLYGTLFLDLPFFLSATASVCAFYVAAQRERGAKGWERFKYLPFLMSLGIGLAINNARAVLEALLGQQSGFTRTPKTGAEGKKVAAVKKSYRGDKTLMPIIELSFALYFAGALWFAIEKRIYTSVPFIMLFLGGFLYVGMSSLLQGRLKFSESAPAPVKVAEEQTRRAA